One Bradysia coprophila strain Holo2 unplaced genomic scaffold, BU_Bcop_v1 contig_583, whole genome shotgun sequence genomic window carries:
- the LOC119083278 gene encoding uncharacterized protein LOC119083278, whose product MFKSFFGPFPDEPLLYSFDKILGLFHKFDSKLKCKDGEKQTDTAVSVVEKINEVCTETTTANDDVTVATGNDRTDATGNHTMDAAVTTDNGVTDVTVMEKISLELVENSSQTSKRSPVECITVLDSDKVNESIEPPQELKHISTPKSILKTTSSMECNFPLSRICITKKSVHSSPVSGTKRANRFTKCSTKTFTQTKGFGDSVTVVQDKIEKKLFRSDGRNRFESILKQETKHHNIQASRNTNNRMGRSGNQNHNELTSRPQKAIKNVKLKDRKVTKTEWAVTRIYTFDDDSQTYEVMKKDKVLDRNGGIERIFAMAPNLTTVAYNPLKRDDKKPKR is encoded by the exons ATGTTCAAAAGTTTCTTTGGCCCATTTCCCGACGAACCGTTGCTTTATAGTTTCGATAAAATACTCGGacttttccataaatttgattcaaaattgaaatgtaaGGATGGTGAAAAACAAACTGACACGGCGGTTTCTGTCgtcgaaaaaattaatgaagtctGTACTGAGACGACTACTGCGAATGATGATGTAACGGTGGCTACTGGGAATGATAGAACGGATGCAACTGGAAATCATACAATGGATGCCGCGGTGACTACCGATAATGGTGTAACGGATGTAACGGTAATG GAAAAAATAAGTTTGGAATTAGTAGAGAATTCTAGCCAAACCTCTAAGAGAAGCCCCGTAGAATGTATAACCGTCTTAGATTCTGATAAAGTGAACGAATCAATCGAACCACCTCAAGAACTTAAACATATTTCGACACCTAAATCAATTCTGAAGACGACCAGTTCCATGGAGTGTAATTTTCCCCTATCAAGAATTtgtattacaaaaaaaagcgtACATTCAAGTCCCGTGTCTGGTACTAAAAGGGCGAACAG ATTTACGAAATGTTCGACGAAAACATTTACTCAGACGAAAGGATTCGGTGATTCAGTCACGGTTGTTCaggataaaattgaaaagaaactATTCCGGTCGGATGGCAGAAATCGCTTTGAATCGATTTTAAAGCAAGAGACGAAGCATCATAACATTCAAGCTTCTCGGAATACTAATAACCGAATGGGACGAT CAGGCAACCAAAACCACAACGAGCTAACTAGTCGACCTCAAAAAGccatcaaaaatgtaaagcTGAAAGATCGTAAAGTCACTAAAACAGAATGGGCAGTAACTCGAATCTACACTTTCGATGATGACTCACAGACATATGAAGTAATGAAGAAAGACAAGGTGCTCGATAGAAATGGTGGAATCGAAAGAATATTTGCAATGGCACCGAACTTAACTACCGTCGCTTATAATCCACTAAAACGTGACGATAAAAAACCAAAACGATGA